One Purpureocillium takamizusanense chromosome 1, complete sequence genomic window carries:
- the cyn1 gene encoding Cyanase (COG:H~EggNog:ENOG503Q6VR) gives MVEQRLASVDAALESRLPPFSSLLFEGKTNKGLTFAEIAQALGRSEVACAALFYGQTTASAEDVDKLSELLGVPREPLAAQMLGFPNRGTSVQMPPTEPLIYRLYEVVQNYGYAYKAVLNEKFGDGIMSGVCFKTDVEKEVDETGAAWAVITMKGKW, from the exons ATGGTAGAGCAACGCTTGGCTTCTGTTGAT GCGGCCCTGGAGAGTCGCCTCCCACCCTTCAGCAGCCTGCTGTTCGAGGGCAAGACAAACAAGGGCCTCACGTTTGCCGAGatcgcgcaggcgctcggGCGCAGCGAGGTGGCGTGCGCGGCGCTCTTCTACGGGCAGACAacggcgtcggccgaggacgtggaCAAGCTGAGCGAGCTGCTGGGGGTGCCGCGCGAGCCCCTGGCGGCGCAGATGCTGGGGTTCCCGAACCGCGGGACGTCGGTgcagatgccgccgacggagcCGCTCATCTACCGCCTGTACGAGGTGGTGCAGAACTACGGCTACGCGTACAAGGCGGTGCTCAACGAGAAGtttggcgacggcatcatgaGCGGCGTGTGCTTCAAGACGGACGTGGAGAAGGAGgtggacgagacgggcgcggcctgggccgtcatcaccatgAAGGGGAAGTGGTGA
- the ERF1 gene encoding translation termination factor eRF1 (COG:J~BUSCO:EOG09262CDO~EggNog:ENOG503NU1U), with translation MSDAQANEAERNIEIWKVKKLIKRLEAARGNGTSMISLIIPPKDQVSRAAKMLAEEYGTASNIKSRVNRQSVLSAITSTQQRLKLYNKVPPNGLVIYCGEILTQEGKERKVNIDFEPFKPINTSLYLCDNKFHTEALAELLESDQKFGFIIMDGNGALFGTLSGNTRDIVHKFSVDLPKKHGRGGQSALRFARLREEKRHNYVRKVAELAVQNFITNDKVNVAGIILAGSADFKNDLNASDMFDNRLQSKVIKVVDVSYGGENGFNQAIELSSETLGNVKFIQEKKLIGKYFEEISQDTGKVCYGIEDTLKALELGAVETLIVFENLEITRWTLKDSEGTEIVLHTTKQQEQNRDQFQDKHTGQEMDIVSQESFLEWIAEHYKDFGTALEFVSDRSTEGNQFVKGFGGIGGILRYKVNFEQLADLDDDDDYYDADSLVDNEGPAQVQPSVHDEEGERRDSAGSAEAAPMSFAEKRLKRRTEAAESRTKGHEASRPSPLRSMMTAT, from the exons ATGAGCGACGCTCAAGCGAACGAGGCCGAGAGGAAC ATTGAGATCTGGAAGGTCAAGAAGCTCATcaagcgcctcgaggccgccaggGGAAATGGCACGTCCATGATTTCCCTCATTATCC CTCCCAAGGATCAGgtgtcgcgcgcggcgaaGATGTTGGCTGAAGAATAT GGTACGGCCTCCAACATCAAGTCTCGCGTCAACCGACAGTCGGTCCTTTCCGCCATTACCTCgacccagcagcgcctgAAGCTCTACAACAAGGTGCCCCCcaacggcctcgtcatctACTGCGGTGAAATCTTGACCCAGGAAGGCAAGGAGCGAAAGGTCAACATCGACTTCGAGCCGTTCAAGCCCATCAACACGTCGCTGTACCTGTGCGACAACAAGTTCCACACCGAGGCCCTtgcggagctgctcgagtcGGACCAGAAGTTTggcttcatcatcatggaTGGTAACGGCGCGCTTTTTGGAACCCTCAGCGGCAACACTCGCGACATTGTCCACAAGTTCTCTGTCGACCTCCCCAAGAAGCACGGCCGTGGTGGTCAGTCCGCTCTGCGTTTCGCTCGTCTTCGAGAGGAAAAGCGCCACAATTACGTCCGAAAGGTTGCCGAACTGGCGGTCCAGAACTTCATCACCAACGACAAGGTCAACGTGGCCGGCATCATCCTTGCTGGTTCCGCGGACTTCAAGAATGACCTCAACGCCTCCGACATGTTCGACAACCGCCTGCAGTCCAAGGTTATCAAGGTCGTGGACGTGTCGTACGGTGGCGAGAACGGCTTCAACCAAGCCATCGAGTTGTCCTCGGAGACGCTTGGTAACGTCAAGTTCAtccaggagaagaagctcatTGGCAAGTACTTCGAAGAGATTAGCCAGGACACGGGCAAGGTCTGCTACGGCATTGAAGACACCCTCAAGGCGctggagctcggcgccgtcgagacgctTATTGTGTTCGAGAACCTTGAAATCACACGCTGGACCCTCAAGGACAGCGAGGGCACTGAAATTGTTCTGCACACCAccaagcagcaggagcagaaCCGGGACCAGTTCCAGGACAAGCACACGGGCCAGGAGATGGACATTGTCTCTCAGGAATCGTTCCTCGAGTGGATCGCGGAACACTACAAGGACTTTGGTACCGCCCTCGAGTTTGTTTCCGACCGCTCCACCGAAGGCAACCAGTTTGTCAAGGGCTTTGGCGGCATCGGAGGCATCCTCCGCTACAAGGTCAACTTTGAGCAGTTGGCTGACctggatgacgatgatgactACTACGACG CGGATTCCCTCGTGGACAACGAGGGACCTGCTCAAGTCCAACCGTCCGTGCACGACGAAGAaggcgagcggcgcgacTCGGCGGGGTCGGCGGAAGCCGCGCCCATGTCCTTCGCCGAGAAGCGCTTGAAGCGAAGgaccgaggcggccgagtccCGCACCAAGGGCCATGAGGCGTCACGTCCAAGCCCACTTCGCTCAATGATGACGGCCACTTGA